AGTACGGCCTGCTGTTCGTGCTGCTGACCTTCATCGCCTTCTTCATGTTCGAACTGATCCGGCAGCAGCCGATCCACCCGATCCAGTACGCCCTGGTCGGACTCGCGATCGCGGTGTTCTTCCTGCTGCTGGTCAGCCTGGGCGAACACATCGCCTTCGGCCTGGCCTACCTGGCGGCGGCGGTGGCCTGCATCGGCCTGATCGGGTTCTACCTGTCGGCGGTGCTGGGCGGCGCGGCGCGCGGCGCCGGTTTCGCCGCGATGCTGGCGACCCTGTACGCCGCGCTCTACGGCCTGCTGGTGTCCGAGGACAACGCCCTGGTGCTGGGCGCGGGGCTGCTGTTCGTGGTCCTGGCCGCGATCATGGTGGTGACCCGCAGGATCGACTGGTACCGCGTCGGCGCGGGCATGCCGGCGACGGCGCGCTGAGCCGTGGCGTGCTCAGTTGCCGACGGTCGTCGCCCGGCGCATGAACAGCAGCAGGAAGTGGAAGAATTCGGCGCGCGGTGCCAGCGCGTGTCCGACCACCTCCCAGCCCTCCTTCTTCGCCTCGCGCGCGTAGGCCGCCGCACCCGTGGCGGGCGTGATCCGGCGCTCGGTGGTCTGGTAGAAGTCCGCCCGTCGCGCCATCTGCTGCTCGAAGCTGGGCGTGGCGAAGCGCGGGTCGGCGTTCATCTGCTCGGGATCGGTGATGAAGTTCAGCGCCAGCACCACGTGCGGCGCCTCCGGGTCGAAGTAGCGGAAGACCGCGGGCATCGCGTCGAAGTGCTCGCAGTAGTCGTAGTAGACGCCGCCGAGGTTGTTGTCGAGCACGATCA
The sequence above is a segment of the Luteimonas sp. MC1750 genome. Coding sequences within it:
- a CDS encoding class I SAM-dependent methyltransferase, whose protein sequence is MGLSSKDFHFWTRRAAIAGINTLQTMLPPMRNYPRVQFHMDTVFWHCAAHGFPLHRPRILDPFSGSGINMSHSYVDRAGTAHLCDIDQDYAKLAGKLAPNVTAIHGDSFRMLNEGDPRLGVYDLIVLDNNLGGVYYDYCEHFDAMPAVFRYFDPEAPHVVLALNFITDPEQMNADPRFATPSFEQQMARRADFYQTTERRITPATGAAAYAREAKKEGWEVVGHALAPRAEFFHFLLLFMRRATTVGN